A region of the bacterium genome:
AATTTCAACGTCACCACAATGAAACAAGGAATTCGCCGGTTCATCCTGCCACCTCGGCCGTAAAATAAATTCGGGATTTACCACGGAGACTCGGAGGGTTCGAAGGAGAGTAAGACTGGGAGGGCTAAGAAAATGTTGCGGGGATTCCCGCTTCGGAGTACCGAATCAGGAATTCCCGCAACGCCTTCCTTGGAGAAAACGGGGAGGGGGGTATATCCTGTGCGAAGCTCAGCCGGAGTGGCTCCGTCTTCCTCCCGGAGAAGCGTTACGCGATTTTGACAAATGGGGTACTCGCCATTTGTCAAAATCGCGTAACATTTTCTTCCTCTCCCCCTACCCCTCCGAGTCTCCGTGGTAAATATTTTCTTCAACTCCCGTTCGAAAACCTTAATCCTCGCCAAATTATGACCATAATGCTAAATTACTAACTCTACAGGATAACTACTGAATATATTGCAGTCATTTATTAGGATATACGTATGAAAATATCGACTAAGGGAAGATACGGACTGAGGATTCTGCTCGACCTTGCCACGCATCAAGGCAAAGGGCCGGTAAATTTGGGGGATATTTCCAAGCGGCAGGGAATTTCCGAGAAATATCTCTGGCAGGTAATCAATCTGGCGAAGGCGGCCGGGCTGATTAATTCTGCCCGCGGACCAAAGGGCGGCTACAGTGTGGCTAAGCCCAACGATCAGATCACGCTCCTGGAAATCATTTCAGCGCTGGAAGGGCCGATCGTGCTGGTCGACTGTCTGGACAAACCTGAAAGCTGCGACCGCAACACGTCCTGTGTCACGCGGGAAGTCTGGGCGCAGATCGAGGAGAGTATGAAGAAAGCCATGGGCGGCATCACCCTGCAGGATCTGGTCGAGAAACAGGACGCCCGTGACTCTGGCCAATCGCTCAACTACGCCATATGAACCGCCTGCTCATCCCCTGCCTCAGGGCAGACACATCAAAAAACGCAAAACCGAGAGGACATTTACCACGGAGGCTCGGAGATTTAGGGAGAGAAGACAAATATAATGTGGCGGGATTTTTAATTCCGGAGTACCTGAATGAAAAATCCCGCCACGGTTCTTTGGAGAAATACCCGAAGAATGAGGAACGAGAATTGAAGACTCTTCCCTCTCAACGAATTCCTTCAGGAAACCGTGGCGTTTATTTGCTCCACATGTACCCTGCCCGCAATGCTACGCATAGCGTTGTAGGCGGGTCATGTGGAAAAATTAACGCCACATTTGGATTTCCCTCTCCCTCTAAATCTCCGCGCCTCCGTGGTAAATTCCCCGTATTTAGAAGCATCTTTCTCATCCCCTGCCTGCTTTCAACCACACTTGCATTGTTGGCCGCTGAGCCGGAGCCAACGGTCCGGGTGCGGGAGCTTGATGCTAACCACCAGCTGAAGGAGGTATCCGTGATG
Encoded here:
- a CDS encoding Rrf2 family transcriptional regulator — encoded protein: MKISTKGRYGLRILLDLATHQGKGPVNLGDISKRQGISEKYLWQVINLAKAAGLINSARGPKGGYSVAKPNDQITLLEIISALEGPIVLVDCLDKPESCDRNTSCVTREVWAQIEESMKKAMGGITLQDLVEKQDARDSGQSLNYAI